TGCTTAGTGTCTCTGGCTCAAATTCCACCATAACCATTGTGTTGTGGAGAAGGGCATAGTCCTTTAATGTTGTTAGAAGCCTGAAGACTCTATCAAAGCTGTTTTCAATAATCAGATATTCCAGCCCGTCAATGAATACGAATTTTTCCCCTTTGCCATTCATCAGCTGCACTGTTATGTGAGCCAGGTACTCAAGATTTCTTGGGTTGATAACATTCCTGACATTTTCCACCTTGCTCAGCCATATCACTGGGGCTTCACATCCTAAGGCTCTCCAGTAATCTTCATTCTTTCTGCTGATGATTAGGCTCTGTCTTCCCTTTGAAAATCTGCAGACGAGCTGACCGTTGGTTTCATCTGCTTTCAGTAAAAGCAGTCCGGGGGTTATGCTGGCTTCCACTCTGTTATTGGGCGGGAGTGGCTTAAACTCAATTTCAATCTTTCCGCGCCTTACCTTGAAAAGCACGAGAAGAATTATCAAAGCCCCGATAAATTCTCCAGCAATGCTGAGGAAGTAAAGGGCTGTGGTGGTTATTCCAG
Above is a genomic segment from Thermococcus sp. SY098 containing:
- a CDS encoding DUF835 domain-containing protein, with translation MHEIAQGFWYAGHFLLVLAIFVTLYMFYLSTKETHKTERHLIMIALLAIFIDILSELSLSAGITTTALYFLSIAGEFIGALIILLVLFKVRRGKIEIEFKPLPPNNRVEASITPGLLLLKADETNGQLVCRFSKGRQSLIISRKNEDYWRALGCEAPVIWLSKVENVRNVINPRNLEYLAHITVQLMNGKGEKFVFIDGLEYLIIENSFDRVFRLLTTLKDYALLHNTMVMVEFEPETLSKKELALLLREFPIFKKET